A single Natrinema pellirubrum DSM 15624 DNA region contains:
- a CDS encoding sensor histidine kinase, with amino-acid sequence MTVTVGPLERKPQSAGSGDRPDGFYVEDTGPGLPTDRESLFEFGHTTAAEGTGFGLAIVEEIAEAHGWTVAACDGDDGGARFEFRDVIVPTDGTTSTRST; translated from the coding sequence TTGACCGTCACCGTCGGCCCGCTCGAGCGCAAGCCCCAGTCCGCCGGCAGCGGCGACCGTCCCGACGGCTTCTACGTCGAGGATACGGGACCGGGGCTGCCGACCGATCGCGAGTCGTTGTTCGAGTTCGGCCACACGACCGCGGCGGAGGGGACCGGGTTCGGACTGGCGATCGTCGAGGAGATCGCCGAGGCCCACGGCTGGACCGTCGCCGCGTGCGACGGCGACGACGGCGGTGCGCGGTTCGAGTTCCGTGACGTCATCGTTCCGACCGACGGGACGACATCGACGCGATCGACGTAG
- a CDS encoding electron transfer flavoprotein subunit alpha/FixB family protein, whose amino-acid sequence MTDVLAVADHRRGELRDVSYEIITAGRQLADETGGDLHLAVISGTVDEFAEKLNREGVDAIHTVSHGEEFNHDVYSQAITQLYDELAPQFVVTPNSVNGLDYAPAVANELDLPIVTDTVDLETDGETLIATREMYGGKVETTNELEGDAVVTIRGAEWPAAEGTGDAAIEAFDADIDEDAIGSTVSGFEEVGGGDVDISEADLLVSIGRGIEEEENLDLIRDLADALGATLSSSRPIVDNGWLPKNRQVGQSGKVVTPDVYIAIGISGAVQHVAGMKGSDTIVAINTDPNAPIMDIADYAIVDDLFDVVPELIEEFEG is encoded by the coding sequence ATGACGGACGTCCTCGCAGTCGCGGACCACCGCCGCGGCGAACTGCGCGACGTCAGCTACGAGATCATCACCGCCGGTCGCCAGCTCGCCGACGAGACCGGCGGCGACCTCCACCTCGCGGTCATCAGCGGCACCGTCGACGAGTTCGCCGAGAAGCTCAACCGCGAAGGCGTCGACGCCATCCACACCGTTTCCCACGGTGAGGAGTTCAACCACGACGTCTACTCGCAGGCGATCACGCAGCTCTACGACGAGCTGGCACCCCAGTTCGTCGTGACGCCCAACAGCGTCAACGGGCTCGACTACGCGCCGGCCGTCGCCAACGAACTCGACCTGCCGATCGTCACCGACACGGTCGATCTCGAGACCGACGGCGAGACCCTGATCGCGACCCGCGAGATGTACGGCGGGAAAGTCGAGACGACCAACGAACTCGAGGGCGACGCGGTCGTCACGATCCGCGGTGCCGAGTGGCCCGCCGCCGAGGGCACCGGCGACGCCGCCATCGAAGCGTTCGACGCCGACATCGACGAGGACGCGATCGGCTCCACCGTGAGCGGCTTCGAGGAAGTCGGCGGCGGCGACGTCGACATCAGCGAGGCCGACCTGCTGGTCTCGATCGGTCGCGGGATCGAGGAAGAGGAGAACCTCGACCTCATCCGGGACCTGGCCGACGCGCTCGGCGCGACGCTGTCCTCCTCGCGACCGATCGTCGACAACGGCTGGCTGCCCAAGAACCGTCAGGTCGGCCAGTCCGGGAAGGTCGTCACCCCTGACGTCTACATCGCCATCGGGATCTCCGGCGCTGTCCAGCACGTCGCCGGGATGAAGGGCTCCGACACGATCGTCGCGATCAACACAGACCCCAACGCACCGATCATGGACATCGCCGACTACGCGATCGTCGACGACCTCTTCGACGTCGTCCCCGAACTCATCGAAGAGTTCGAGGGCTAA
- a CDS encoding DUF373 family protein — MLLVLCVDLDDDLGRKTGFSTPVIGREPVEEAAVALATADPEDSDVNVIFQGLHVYDDLADRDESVEVAVVTGNDEGDVSANREVGDEVDTVLASLSTGEDVTALVVTDGAQDESVIPIIRSRVPIDGVRRVVVRQAQNLESMYYTIKQVLDDPETRGTVLIPLGILLLIYPLALIGTVLDMPGFVLGTTSALLGLYLISRGLGLGDRLDTSVERARRSLYAGRTTLLAYVVAAALFVLGGVNGLDTLEAVRESTAGDLGVPVMLAALLNGSIRWFAVAGLTTSLGQITDEYIAGSLEWRYLNAPFYVLSIAVVLHAVSAFFLDRVELTFLATALTAGTLLGIVSTLTFAVAESRFSDSEREEDRRGAERV; from the coding sequence ATGCTGCTGGTCCTCTGTGTCGACCTCGACGATGACCTCGGGCGCAAGACCGGCTTTTCGACGCCGGTCATCGGTCGCGAGCCCGTCGAGGAGGCGGCCGTTGCCCTCGCGACCGCGGACCCGGAGGACTCGGACGTCAACGTGATCTTTCAGGGGTTGCACGTCTACGACGATCTGGCCGACCGCGACGAGAGCGTCGAGGTCGCCGTCGTCACCGGTAACGACGAGGGCGACGTCAGCGCCAACCGGGAGGTCGGGGACGAGGTCGACACCGTTCTCGCGAGCCTCTCGACCGGGGAAGACGTCACCGCCTTGGTCGTTACCGACGGCGCACAGGACGAGTCCGTCATTCCGATCATCCGCTCGCGAGTCCCGATCGACGGCGTCCGCCGCGTCGTCGTCCGGCAGGCACAGAACCTCGAGTCGATGTACTACACGATCAAGCAAGTGCTGGACGACCCCGAGACCCGCGGGACGGTCCTCATTCCGCTTGGTATCCTCCTGTTGATCTATCCGCTTGCCCTGATCGGCACCGTCCTCGACATGCCGGGGTTCGTCCTCGGGACGACCTCCGCCCTGCTCGGGCTCTATCTCATTTCGCGGGGGCTGGGACTCGGCGACCGACTCGATACGAGCGTCGAACGCGCTCGCCGATCGCTGTATGCCGGTCGGACGACCCTGCTCGCCTACGTCGTCGCCGCCGCCCTGTTCGTCCTCGGCGGCGTTAACGGACTCGATACCCTCGAGGCGGTCCGGGAATCGACCGCCGGCGACCTCGGGGTCCCGGTCATGCTGGCCGCGCTTCTCAACGGCTCGATCCGCTGGTTCGCCGTCGCGGGGCTGACGACCAGTCTCGGCCAGATCACCGACGAGTACATCGCCGGCTCGCTCGAGTGGCGCTACCTCAACGCCCCCTTCTACGTCCTCTCGATCGCCGTCGTTCTCCACGCGGTGAGTGCCTTCTTCCTCGACCGGGTCGAACTCACCTTCCTCGCGACGGCGCTGACGGCAGGGACGCTGCTCGGTATCGTCAGTACGCTTACCTTCGCCGTCGCGGAATCGCGCTTTTCGGACTCGGAGCGGGAGGAAGACAGGCGAGGCGCGGAGCGAGTCTGA
- a CDS encoding ATP-binding response regulator: protein MSPGIRVLSVDDDLQLRELTATVLERRNDEIDVTTAANGRDALAVFDGASDGAGRPIDCVVSDYELPEMDGLELFVAIRERDPSVPFVLFTGTAPDEIASEAISAGVTDYLRKGSGTAQYTVLANRIENAVAKRRAERARRESERQLERYRALVENVRILELVPTALFTLDTDAVINWCNDEFADPFVEGRTELIGTPFPDLIDRGYYDEQVTTKYIEEVRGLLSSTTDRERAKYQVRFQSPDGEERIHDVHTRLLPLENGEFTGTVHAIRDVTRRRRYRRELERQNERLSEFASLVSHDLRNPLNVAQGHLDFIADGADDRHVEKLQRSLVRIEELIDGLLQLARQGKAIGDEERFSLADTAQAAWATVDTGDARLEIETDPMLYGDEDRVRSLLENLFRNAVEHGSTTPASHAQQDAVEHSDSGKLLSRSISLV, encoded by the coding sequence ATGTCTCCGGGGATCCGTGTTCTCTCTGTCGATGACGACCTCCAACTGCGCGAGCTGACCGCCACCGTTCTCGAGCGACGGAACGACGAGATCGACGTGACGACCGCGGCGAACGGTCGCGACGCGCTGGCGGTCTTCGACGGTGCGAGCGACGGGGCCGGCCGACCGATCGACTGCGTCGTCAGTGACTACGAGCTGCCGGAGATGGATGGCCTCGAGCTGTTCGTGGCGATACGGGAGCGCGATCCGTCAGTCCCGTTCGTTCTCTTTACCGGCACAGCCCCCGACGAGATCGCGAGCGAGGCGATCTCGGCCGGCGTTACCGACTACCTCCGGAAGGGGTCGGGAACCGCCCAGTACACCGTGCTTGCAAACCGGATCGAGAACGCCGTCGCGAAACGCCGCGCCGAACGGGCCCGCCGCGAGAGCGAACGGCAACTCGAGCGATACCGGGCCCTCGTCGAGAACGTTCGAATCCTCGAACTCGTGCCGACCGCGCTGTTTACCCTCGACACTGACGCCGTCATCAACTGGTGTAACGACGAGTTCGCCGACCCTTTCGTCGAGGGACGGACGGAACTGATCGGAACGCCGTTCCCGGATCTCATCGATCGCGGCTACTACGACGAGCAGGTAACGACTAAGTACATCGAGGAAGTCCGTGGCCTGCTCTCCTCGACGACCGACCGGGAGCGGGCGAAGTATCAGGTTCGGTTTCAGTCACCGGACGGTGAGGAACGAATCCACGACGTCCACACCAGACTCCTGCCGCTCGAGAACGGGGAGTTCACCGGAACGGTACACGCGATTCGGGACGTCACGCGCCGACGACGCTACCGACGCGAACTCGAGCGCCAGAACGAGCGGTTGTCGGAGTTCGCGAGCCTCGTGAGTCACGACCTGCGGAACCCGCTGAACGTCGCGCAGGGGCACCTCGATTTCATCGCGGACGGGGCCGACGACCGCCACGTCGAGAAACTACAGCGGTCGCTCGTCCGGATCGAGGAACTCATCGACGGGCTCCTCCAGCTGGCCCGACAGGGAAAAGCGATCGGCGACGAGGAGCGGTTTTCGCTCGCTGACACGGCCCAAGCAGCCTGGGCGACCGTCGACACCGGTGATGCCCGCCTCGAGATCGAAACCGATCCGATGCTGTACGGCGATGAAGACCGTGTTCGATCGCTGCTCGAGAACCTCTTTCGAAACGCCGTCGAACATGGTTCGACAACCCCTGCTTCCCACGCTCAGCAGGACGCCGTCGAGCATAGTGATTCGGGAAAGTTATTGAGTAGAAGTATCTCTTTAGTGTAG
- a CDS encoding Tfx family DNA-binding protein, which produces MIDDVEELLAEIGFDPETSVLTYRQAQVLALRERGVSQADIADELGTSRANVSSIESSARENVEKARETVAFAEALRAPVRVRVAAGTDLYDVPQMVYDACDEAGVKVDHTAPDLMKIVSDAAGSAVSGRQISTPLIVGVTSEGMVRVRHQE; this is translated from the coding sequence GTGATCGACGACGTCGAGGAACTCCTCGCGGAGATCGGTTTCGACCCCGAGACCAGCGTGTTGACCTATCGGCAGGCACAGGTACTCGCGTTGCGCGAGCGGGGCGTCTCGCAGGCCGACATCGCCGACGAACTCGGAACCTCGCGGGCGAACGTCTCCTCGATCGAATCGAGCGCCCGCGAGAACGTCGAGAAGGCCCGCGAGACGGTCGCGTTCGCGGAGGCGCTTCGGGCACCGGTCCGCGTTCGCGTCGCCGCCGGGACGGACCTCTACGACGTTCCCCAGATGGTCTATGACGCCTGCGACGAGGCCGGCGTCAAGGTCGACCACACTGCGCCGGATCTGATGAAGATCGTCAGCGACGCCGCGGGCTCGGCCGTTTCGGGTCGGCAGATCTCGACGCCGCTGATCGTCGGCGTCACGTCGGAGGGGATGGTCCGCGTTCGCCATCAGGAGTGA
- a CDS encoding polyprenyl synthetase family protein, whose amino-acid sequence MELLERRRALIEERLVEVVEGLEPETLSDEVRHVALSGGKRVRPMVTLLACETVGGRAEDAVEFGVGIELVHTASLVVDDIIDRSELRRGTTSAWAEFGHGPAIITSDGLLGEAFALFSADPDATRVVADAMVELGVGEATELSAQPENEDEYMTLARRKTGALFRAAAELGAIAADSDPVTVEALGEYAERVGVAFQIRDDVLDAVADPEELGKPTGHDAALERPSVVQVTDLTPEAANARARTEADRAIDALERVEVADPEARGYLLELAEFVVERER is encoded by the coding sequence ATGGAACTGCTGGAGCGGCGACGGGCGCTGATCGAAGAGCGTCTCGTCGAGGTCGTCGAGGGGCTCGAGCCCGAGACGCTCAGCGATGAGGTCCGCCACGTCGCGCTCTCCGGGGGGAAGCGCGTTCGACCGATGGTGACCCTGCTGGCCTGCGAGACGGTCGGCGGACGGGCCGAGGACGCGGTCGAGTTCGGCGTCGGAATCGAACTCGTCCACACGGCCTCGCTGGTCGTCGACGACATCATCGATCGATCGGAACTCCGACGCGGGACGACCAGTGCGTGGGCCGAGTTCGGCCACGGACCGGCGATCATCACGAGTGACGGCCTGCTCGGGGAGGCGTTCGCACTGTTTTCGGCGGATCCCGACGCCACTCGCGTCGTCGCCGATGCGATGGTCGAACTCGGCGTCGGCGAGGCGACCGAACTCTCGGCCCAGCCGGAAAACGAGGACGAGTACATGACGCTGGCCCGCCGCAAGACCGGCGCGCTCTTTCGGGCCGCAGCCGAACTCGGTGCGATCGCTGCCGACTCCGATCCCGTTACCGTCGAGGCGCTCGGCGAGTACGCCGAACGCGTCGGGGTCGCCTTCCAGATCAGAGACGACGTGTTAGACGCCGTCGCCGACCCCGAGGAACTCGGCAAACCGACCGGACACGACGCCGCTTTGGAACGGCCGTCGGTCGTCCAGGTGACCGACCTCACGCCCGAAGCGGCCAACGCCCGCGCCCGGACCGAGGCCGACCGGGCGATAGACGCCCTCGAACGGGTCGAGGTCGCCGATCCGGAGGCCCGCGGCTACCTGCTCGAGCTGGCGGAGTTCGTCGTCGAGCGCGAGCGGTAA
- a CDS encoding IS630-like element ISNpe13 family transposase, with protein MTGREKKIVRHLSEEDLDRLLGEADDQKEFERLVFIKRLYKGATLKEAADDVGKSEGTATNWVNRWNEGGLGKLTPNFGGGRPPKLDEDQQDELIDRLREGQPWKKQEIQHLLDEEFDVEYHPHYLPTFLHNLGLSYAIPRTKRPDRPDNAEEILDERVEYAFDEDAHDQPHNKRESDDDDDEEKWRTDEDICTDGGTVVGFFDVSHPQPWDNSQRLYTVDEPHITRPLVKIDTPAAGFYALNGESVLSFPPNQEKEQICGCFEEIREQNPGKRILLVLDNFSSHVCKHTRKRAHELGIDLVFLPVGSPDLNPIEPVWKSLKWESSPLIVNGEDEYRRLLDELFDQLTEKLSFAASWIDNHLSGFLNKIC; from the coding sequence GTGACTGGTCGAGAGAAGAAAATCGTGCGACACCTGAGTGAAGAAGATCTGGATCGTCTTCTCGGCGAGGCAGACGATCAGAAGGAATTCGAACGCCTCGTGTTCATCAAACGGCTGTACAAGGGTGCCACGCTGAAGGAAGCCGCCGACGACGTCGGGAAATCTGAGGGCACCGCCACGAACTGGGTTAACCGCTGGAACGAAGGAGGTCTCGGCAAACTCACTCCGAACTTCGGGGGCGGTCGGCCCCCGAAGCTCGACGAAGACCAACAAGACGAACTCATCGATCGACTACGTGAGGGACAACCGTGGAAAAAACAGGAGATTCAGCACCTTCTCGACGAGGAGTTCGACGTCGAATATCATCCACACTACCTCCCAACGTTCCTACACAATCTCGGCCTTTCCTACGCCATTCCTCGGACAAAACGGCCTGATCGACCCGACAACGCCGAAGAGATCCTCGACGAACGCGTTGAGTACGCGTTCGACGAGGATGCTCACGACCAGCCACATAATAAGCGCGAGAGTGACGACGATGACGACGAAGAGAAGTGGCGTACCGATGAGGATATCTGCACTGATGGCGGGACTGTGGTGGGATTTTTCGATGTCTCGCATCCACAACCATGGGACAACTCTCAGCGACTGTATACGGTCGATGAACCACATATCACTCGGCCGCTGGTGAAAATCGATACACCAGCGGCCGGGTTCTATGCGCTCAACGGAGAGAGCGTGCTGTCGTTCCCACCGAACCAGGAGAAAGAACAAATCTGTGGGTGTTTCGAGGAGATCCGCGAGCAGAATCCCGGCAAGCGGATTCTGCTCGTGTTGGATAACTTTTCGTCACACGTCTGCAAGCACACGCGCAAGCGTGCTCATGAACTCGGGATTGATCTGGTGTTCCTTCCGGTTGGTTCCCCGGACCTCAACCCAATCGAACCTGTCTGGAAGAGTCTCAAGTGGGAGTCTTCGCCGTTGATTGTTAACGGCGAAGACGAGTACCGGAGACTCCTTGACGAACTGTTCGACCAACTGACCGAGAAACTGAGTTTCGCTGCATCGTGGATTGACAATCACCTCAGTGGATTTCTCAATAAGATTTGCTAA
- a CDS encoding TRAM domain-containing protein, giving the protein MADCPLADDCPEFSERISGMGCQHYGDRGGKEWCNHYNQPIEDLKTQPVKAGQEVVIDVVDMHESGAGVGRTEDGFIVMVDGVLPEARARVEITRVHSNHARAEELELLPMEPDEDDVDDDASTDGDAADGDAADEAAADDADGGPERERLGSRDNFWGS; this is encoded by the coding sequence ATGGCAGACTGTCCACTCGCCGACGACTGCCCGGAGTTCTCCGAACGGATCTCGGGGATGGGGTGTCAACACTACGGTGACCGGGGTGGCAAGGAGTGGTGTAACCACTACAATCAGCCGATCGAGGACCTCAAGACCCAGCCGGTCAAGGCGGGCCAGGAAGTCGTCATCGACGTCGTCGACATGCACGAAAGCGGTGCCGGTGTCGGGCGGACCGAGGACGGCTTCATCGTCATGGTCGACGGCGTCCTGCCGGAGGCTCGCGCTCGCGTCGAGATCACCCGCGTTCACAGCAACCACGCCCGTGCGGAGGAACTCGAGTTGCTGCCGATGGAACCCGACGAGGACGACGTGGACGACGACGCGTCCACTGATGGCGACGCCGCTGACGGCGATGCCGCCGACGAAGCCGCAGCCGACGACGCCGACGGCGGTCCCGAGCGCGAGCGACTCGGCAGCCGCGACAACTTCTGGGGCTCGTAA
- a CDS encoding DUF5518 domain-containing protein, with translation MPLLRNTLADLTDERFRTAVLLGLASIPFTVALSWESAPTSFSGEAVVAAGFLAGLHYADRSAGNGDIGLLEAVRYGKRPSVSRRAGVVAGVVGSVPAIGWEIAHTAEIVWTFFGWQGALAVVVLPIIVLLLVAFFGLGGVVGAAVGDWLVSQIDWTRDGAGSRSDPDAAADDSRWWWLVAAYVVVAPAVLLYVFGVNPVSDAGLLVAILSLFVLVPFAVFVAVALFKDAIALGAAGRGWVPNYWAYVGAPLGTYAVAYVAARIAQSTNPSGVGVYAFLIALWISSVAYLDHRRRYASAS, from the coding sequence ATGCCCCTGCTTCGCAATACCCTCGCGGACCTGACCGACGAGCGGTTCCGAACGGCGGTCCTCCTCGGCCTCGCTTCGATCCCGTTCACCGTCGCCCTCTCGTGGGAGTCCGCGCCGACGTCGTTTTCGGGCGAAGCCGTCGTCGCCGCCGGCTTTCTCGCCGGCCTCCACTACGCCGATCGATCGGCCGGAAACGGCGACATCGGTCTACTCGAGGCCGTTCGGTACGGCAAACGACCGTCCGTGAGCCGCCGGGCTGGTGTGGTCGCCGGCGTCGTCGGCTCCGTGCCGGCGATCGGCTGGGAGATCGCTCACACGGCCGAAATCGTGTGGACGTTTTTCGGTTGGCAGGGAGCGCTCGCCGTCGTCGTACTCCCGATCATCGTCCTGCTTCTCGTCGCGTTCTTCGGGCTCGGCGGCGTCGTCGGCGCGGCCGTCGGTGACTGGCTGGTCAGTCAGATCGATTGGACTCGAGACGGGGCAGGTTCGCGGTCGGATCCGGACGCGGCGGCCGACGACTCCCGCTGGTGGTGGCTGGTCGCTGCGTACGTCGTCGTCGCGCCGGCGGTGTTACTGTACGTGTTCGGCGTGAATCCGGTCAGTGATGCCGGGCTTTTGGTCGCAATACTGTCGCTGTTCGTACTGGTTCCGTTCGCCGTCTTCGTCGCCGTCGCGCTGTTCAAGGACGCGATCGCCCTCGGCGCGGCGGGTCGGGGTTGGGTACCGAACTACTGGGCGTACGTCGGCGCGCCGCTCGGAACCTACGCCGTCGCGTATGTTGCGGCACGGATCGCCCAGTCGACGAATCCGTCGGGAGTCGGCGTCTACGCCTTTCTGATCGCGCTCTGGATCTCGTCGGTTGCCTATCTCGACCATCGCCGTCGGTACGCCAGCGCCTCGTAG
- a CDS encoding MBL fold metallo-hydrolase, protein MERISLSNSAFEGDNNAYLFADGPETALIDTGDWMATTREQLEAALADRGLAFSDIDRIFLTHWHHDHCGLAGEIQAESGADVYVHENDAALVGGDEDAWDAMYDRQRGYFEEWGMPEDRQEVLLERMADGETTVETPTVTAFEDGDTFSINGTELTAVHTSGHAAGLSMFEADLEGGHEVFSGDALLPVYTPNVGGADVRVDRPLERYLRALQGIVDADYDRAWPGHRDPIDDPADRARHIIDHHEERSWRVLDALDRKGPCDAWTVSADLFGDLEGIHILHGPGESYAHLEHLERAGTVVREGGDYRLADGVSERLAAADAERWDLEY, encoded by the coding sequence ATGGAGCGCATCTCGTTATCGAACTCGGCGTTCGAAGGCGACAACAACGCGTACCTCTTCGCGGACGGCCCCGAAACGGCTCTAATCGACACCGGCGACTGGATGGCGACCACGCGCGAGCAACTCGAGGCGGCGCTTGCCGACCGCGGACTCGCCTTTTCCGACATCGACCGAATCTTCCTGACTCACTGGCACCACGATCACTGCGGGCTGGCCGGCGAGATTCAGGCCGAGAGCGGGGCCGACGTATACGTTCACGAAAACGACGCGGCGCTGGTCGGGGGCGACGAGGACGCCTGGGACGCGATGTACGACCGCCAACGGGGGTACTTCGAGGAGTGGGGGATGCCCGAGGACCGACAAGAGGTATTGCTCGAGCGGATGGCCGACGGCGAGACGACGGTCGAGACGCCGACCGTCACGGCGTTCGAGGACGGGGACACGTTCTCGATTAACGGCACCGAACTCACGGCGGTCCACACCTCCGGCCACGCGGCCGGACTCTCCATGTTCGAGGCCGACCTCGAGGGCGGCCACGAGGTCTTCTCCGGCGACGCCTTGCTGCCGGTCTATACCCCGAACGTCGGGGGTGCGGACGTCCGCGTCGACCGGCCGCTCGAGCGCTACCTCCGGGCGCTGCAGGGGATCGTCGACGCGGATTACGACCGCGCGTGGCCGGGCCACCGCGATCCGATCGACGACCCCGCCGACCGCGCTCGGCATATCATCGATCACCACGAGGAGCGCTCCTGGCGGGTCCTCGACGCCCTCGACCGGAAGGGGCCCTGTGACGCCTGGACGGTCAGCGCCGACCTGTTCGGCGACCTCGAGGGAATCCACATCCTCCACGGCCCCGGCGAGTCCTACGCGCATCTCGAACACCTGGAGCGGGCGGGAACCGTCGTCCGCGAGGGTGGGGACTACCGGCTCGCCGACGGCGTGAGCGAACGCCTCGCAGCGGCCGATGCGGAGCGCTGGGACCTCGAGTACTGA
- a CDS encoding SDR family oxidoreductase, with the protein MDFDLDGNSALVTASSSGLGFASAHALAEEGANVAICGRDAERLDAAREDLEAAGTGDVLAVQTDLTDPDDVSRLVSETVDAFGGLDHLVTSSGGPPSTTFRETDEQDWYQAYDLLVMSVVWTVEAAYEPLLESDYGTITCITSRTVREVVDGLLLSNSVRRGVIGLVKTISREFAPEIRANAVLPGTIETPRIEELIEAGVERGTYDDYEEGLTAMADDIPADRIGDPRELGDVVAFLSSPRASFVNGAEIPIDGGLLRS; encoded by the coding sequence ATGGACTTCGATCTCGACGGCAATTCGGCGCTGGTGACAGCCTCCTCGAGCGGCCTCGGCTTCGCGAGCGCGCACGCACTCGCCGAGGAGGGTGCGAACGTGGCGATCTGTGGCCGCGACGCCGAGCGACTCGACGCGGCCCGCGAGGACCTCGAAGCGGCGGGAACGGGCGACGTCCTCGCCGTCCAGACCGATCTCACGGACCCCGACGACGTCTCCCGACTCGTGAGCGAAACGGTCGACGCCTTCGGCGGGCTCGACCACCTCGTCACTTCCTCGGGCGGCCCGCCGAGTACGACCTTCCGCGAGACCGACGAACAGGATTGGTACCAGGCCTACGATCTGCTCGTGATGAGCGTCGTCTGGACAGTTGAGGCGGCCTACGAACCCCTGCTCGAGTCCGACTACGGAACGATCACCTGTATCACCTCCCGGACCGTCCGGGAGGTCGTCGACGGCCTCCTGCTCTCGAACTCGGTCCGTCGGGGCGTGATCGGCCTCGTGAAGACGATTTCGCGCGAGTTCGCGCCCGAGATCCGAGCCAACGCCGTCCTGCCGGGAACGATCGAGACGCCCCGGATCGAGGAACTCATCGAGGCCGGCGTCGAGCGCGGCACCTACGACGACTACGAGGAGGGCCTGACAGCGATGGCCGACGACATCCCGGCGGATCGCATCGGCGACCCGCGGGAACTCGGCGACGTCGTCGCCTTCCTCTCGAGCCCGCGGGCGAGTTTCGTCAACGGGGCCGAGATCCCGATCGACGGCGGGCTATTGCGGAGTTGA
- a CDS encoding electron transfer flavoprotein subunit beta/FixA family protein: MKILVTVKEVATVEDEFEIEGTEIAQQYLGADLNEWDDYAIEEAVQLQEDGIADEVVTVTIGPEDCEQTIRQALAKGADRAVRVWDDALEDVDLLDVNAKTEILSAVIEEEDPDLVLSGVQAGDDSFAATGVSVAENIGFQWGAVVNHLEHDLDDGIASVRRELEGGVEELTDIELPAVLTIQTGINEPRYASLRGIRQAQQKPMDVKALADIGVDESTIETELELTDMYEPESESDVTTWEGSADETASELGELLRDKGVAQ; encoded by the coding sequence ATGAAAATTCTCGTAACGGTCAAAGAGGTGGCGACCGTCGAAGACGAGTTCGAAATCGAGGGAACTGAAATCGCACAGCAGTACCTCGGTGCCGACTTGAACGAGTGGGACGACTACGCGATCGAGGAAGCCGTCCAGCTCCAGGAGGACGGAATCGCCGACGAGGTCGTGACGGTCACGATCGGGCCGGAAGACTGCGAACAGACCATCCGACAGGCGCTCGCGAAGGGCGCCGACCGCGCCGTCCGCGTCTGGGACGACGCGCTCGAAGACGTCGACCTGCTCGACGTCAACGCCAAGACGGAGATTCTGAGCGCCGTCATCGAGGAAGAGGACCCCGACCTCGTCCTCTCGGGCGTCCAGGCCGGCGACGACAGCTTCGCCGCGACCGGCGTCTCCGTCGCCGAGAACATCGGCTTCCAGTGGGGCGCCGTCGTCAACCACCTCGAACACGATCTCGACGATGGGATCGCCTCCGTGCGGCGCGAACTCGAGGGCGGTGTCGAGGAGCTGACCGACATCGAACTCCCCGCCGTGTTGACGATCCAGACCGGGATCAACGAGCCCCGCTATGCCAGCCTCCGTGGCATCCGACAGGCACAGCAGAAACCGATGGACGTCAAGGCACTCGCCGACATCGGCGTCGACGAGAGCACGATCGAAACCGAACTCGAGCTGACGGACATGTACGAGCCCGAGAGCGAGAGCGACGTGACGACCTGGGAGGGAAGCGCCGACGAGACCGCCTCGGAGCTGGGTGAACTGCTCCGCGACAAGGGGGTGGCACAATGA